From a region of the uncultured Desulfatiglans sp. genome:
- a CDS encoding putative phosphate transport regulator (Evidence 3 : Putative function from multiple computational evidences): MGFGLFSDTFPFYRLFQEQWAVLNRGTILLAALLKDLQDLPGRCSAIHELEKEQIRLFREIFKELSLTFIQPLERGDVHELNRSFDEAMRAIKAVSTRLGLYGFGRPRAAASEIAANLVEINAETGSMLEHLRTATVASLPIGKMDDIREETRMLFLVGVGELYEGKAENATDLLEIIKWTQIYDRLEEAFDRMVETSRALAAVILKNL, translated from the coding sequence ATGGGTTTCGGACTCTTCAGCGACACCTTCCCGTTTTACAGGCTCTTCCAGGAGCAATGGGCCGTCCTGAATCGCGGGACGATCCTGCTTGCTGCCTTGTTGAAGGATCTGCAGGACCTCCCCGGCCGATGCAGCGCCATCCACGAACTCGAAAAGGAACAGATCCGCCTCTTCCGGGAGATCTTCAAGGAACTGTCTCTGACATTCATCCAGCCCCTGGAGCGGGGCGACGTACACGAACTGAACCGCAGCTTCGACGAGGCCATGCGGGCGATCAAGGCGGTTTCTACGCGCCTCGGCCTCTACGGCTTCGGCCGGCCCAGGGCCGCCGCCTCCGAGATCGCAGCCAACCTGGTTGAAATCAACGCCGAGACCGGGTCGATGCTCGAGCACCTGCGCACCGCGACCGTTGCTTCTCTGCCTATCGGCAAGATGGACGACATCAGGGAGGAGACGCGGATGCTCTTCCTGGTGGGCGTCGGCGAGCTTTACGAGGGAAAGGCGGAAAACGCCACCGATCTGCTGGAAATCATCAAGTGGACACAGATCTACGACCGCCTCGAAGAGGCTTTCGACCGGATGGTGGAAACATCGCGGGCCTTGGCTGCGGTGATTCTCAAGAACCTCTGA
- a CDS encoding conserved exported hypothetical protein (Evidence 4 : Unknown function but conserved in other organisms) produces the protein MKKTIVRKGVRIGAAVLLFAAGWFCGNVTQPNAEAQLDDIKKSIMQKATDQGGTIGTAAKLGTTINDIQTHLDALQENVDTLNSIKSMIGG, from the coding sequence ATGAAAAAGACGATCGTGAGGAAAGGCGTTCGAATCGGGGCGGCCGTTTTGCTGTTCGCGGCCGGGTGGTTCTGCGGAAACGTCACTCAGCCCAATGCAGAGGCGCAGTTGGACGACATCAAGAAATCGATCATGCAGAAGGCCACCGACCAGGGTGGAACAATCGGCACTGCGGCAAAACTGGGAACCACGATCAACGACATCCAGACGCACCTGGACGCCCTTCAGGAAAACGTCGATACGCTGAATTCGATCAAATCGATGATCGGCGGCTGA
- a CDS encoding conserved hypothetical protein (Evidence 4 : Unknown function but conserved in other organisms) produces MKIRPFILAAVIFGLSGCSSMYYGTMEKLGVHKREIMVDRVKAARDTQNEAKEQFLTAMEQYKRVVNFQGGDLEKEYERLNATLQRSEAKAEEVRARIRSVEDVSEALFSEWRSEIKQYSSDTLRRSSQQKYDLTKRKYAELITAMKRAESRLEPALIPLRDQVLFMKHNLNARAIAGLSQELISVEANVDELVNEIEASVAQADAFIASLENE; encoded by the coding sequence ATGAAAATACGCCCCTTCATTCTTGCTGCTGTCATTTTCGGATTGAGCGGCTGCAGCAGCATGTACTATGGGACCATGGAAAAGCTGGGGGTGCACAAGCGCGAGATCATGGTCGACCGTGTCAAGGCGGCGCGCGACACCCAGAATGAGGCTAAAGAGCAGTTCCTGACGGCGATGGAGCAATACAAGCGGGTAGTCAACTTCCAAGGGGGTGATCTCGAAAAGGAATACGAGAGACTCAACGCGACGCTGCAGCGGAGCGAAGCCAAGGCGGAGGAAGTCCGTGCCCGCATCCGTTCGGTCGAGGATGTGTCCGAGGCCTTGTTCAGCGAATGGCGGTCGGAGATCAAACAGTACAGCAGCGATACGTTGCGGCGGTCGAGCCAGCAGAAATACGATCTTACGAAGCGGAAATACGCAGAACTGATCACGGCTATGAAAAGGGCCGAATCGAGGCTGGAGCCGGCCTTGATCCCGCTGCGTGATCAGGTCCTGTTCATGAAGCACAACCTCAACGCCAGGGCGATCGCCGGCCTTAGCCAGGAATTGATCAGCGTCGAGGCGAACGTGGACGAGTTGGTGAACGAGATCGAGGCCTCCGTCGCACAGGCCGATGCCTTCATCGCGTCTCTGGAAAACGAATGA
- a CDS encoding Acyl dehydratase — MQNMGVNVPVQERFFEDYLPGSVHRLGTIPVTEEEIIEFGRRYDPQVFHTDPVKARETAFGGLVASGWHTAAMAMRLLVERYLSPVSSVGSPGLKELWWLKPVRPGDSLTVRVSVLETRKSDSKPDRGIVRSLVEVINQEGDVVMRCDGINIILCRSV, encoded by the coding sequence GTGCAGAACATGGGGGTGAACGTGCCGGTTCAAGAAAGGTTCTTCGAGGATTACCTGCCTGGATCAGTCCACCGTCTTGGGACCATCCCGGTGACGGAGGAGGAAATCATCGAGTTCGGCAGACGTTACGATCCCCAGGTTTTTCACACGGATCCGGTAAAGGCCCGCGAGACGGCTTTCGGCGGCCTGGTGGCAAGCGGGTGGCACACCGCTGCAATGGCCATGCGCCTGCTGGTCGAACGCTATTTATCCCCGGTGTCGAGTGTCGGTTCGCCCGGTCTGAAAGAGCTTTGGTGGTTGAAACCCGTCCGGCCCGGCGATTCGCTCACTGTGAGGGTCTCCGTCTTGGAGACCAGGAAATCCGATTCCAAACCGGATCGAGGCATCGTTCGATCTCTCGTGGAAGTGATCAATCAGGAGGGGGATGTTGTAATGCGCTGTGACGGCATAAACATCATTCTCTGCCGTAGTGTTTGA
- a CDS encoding hypothetical protein (Evidence 5 : Unknown function), translating into MKMLIQKNLKDYALCNIENAFPKDALAKQMIFSSAVTNIHSHQAQIMLPKTACRC; encoded by the coding sequence ATGAAGATGCTGATTCAAAAAAACCTGAAAGATTATGCACTTTGCAACATCGAAAATGCCTTCCCTAAAGATGCGTTGGCTAAACAAATGATTTTTTCATCTGCAGTCACAAACATCCATTCTCATCAAGCGCAAATTATGCTTCCTAAAACAGCATGCCGATGCTAA
- a CDS encoding Short-chain dehydrogenase/reductase SDR, which produces MENEKYPSDSFFKDKVAIITGASTGIGLGLSRGLLERGAEVYMCSRTPKNIAAAAESLRKHGGRVHAQVLDVRDEDAVNAYIEYVGSRGPIDYIFCNAGVGFGQAFTVTKREDWNTVFDVNLFGVVNCVHAVLPIMIKQGYGHIVNTASVCGIVPLPYQTVYAASKYAVVGFGEDLRYEMSFHNIKVTTVCPGAVDTMIFYRSLDYKLQMNLPKPPEAISIDQAADEILEGIEAGRNIIPVQDFARRMHHAIGANPSEVEETMWALANQRRGEPQYQADKLPGE; this is translated from the coding sequence ATGGAAAATGAAAAGTATCCTAGCGACTCCTTTTTTAAAGACAAGGTGGCTATCATCACAGGAGCATCTACAGGCATAGGACTCGGTTTGAGCCGTGGTCTTCTCGAGCGAGGGGCGGAGGTGTACATGTGCAGCCGGACGCCGAAAAACATCGCGGCGGCGGCGGAATCCCTTCGGAAACACGGCGGGCGCGTCCACGCGCAGGTGTTGGACGTGCGCGACGAAGATGCAGTCAATGCCTATATCGAATACGTAGGGAGCAGAGGTCCAATCGACTACATATTCTGCAACGCAGGCGTAGGCTTCGGCCAAGCCTTCACCGTGACCAAAAGAGAGGACTGGAATACGGTATTCGACGTCAATCTGTTCGGTGTTGTGAACTGTGTTCACGCGGTCTTGCCCATCATGATCAAGCAAGGATACGGGCATATCGTGAACACCGCTTCCGTATGCGGGATCGTGCCCCTGCCCTATCAGACCGTTTACGCGGCCTCGAAGTATGCCGTGGTGGGGTTCGGCGAGGATCTGCGCTACGAGATGTCCTTCCACAATATCAAGGTGACGACGGTCTGTCCCGGTGCGGTGGATACGATGATCTTCTACCGCTCCCTCGATTACAAACTCCAGATGAATCTGCCGAAGCCGCCCGAGGCGATCAGCATCGACCAGGCAGCCGACGAGATCCTCGAGGGCATAGAGGCGGGTCGCAATATCATACCCGTTCAGGACTTCGCGCGCAGGATGCACCACGCCATCGGCGCCAACCCGTCGGAGGTCGAAGAAACGATGTGGGCGCTGGCGAACCAAAGGCGCGGGGAACCGCAATACCAGGCGGACAAGTTGCCGGGGGAGTGA
- a CDS encoding putative Carbohydrate-selective porin (Evidence 3 : Putative function from multiple computational evidences) encodes MNRRFFKRQLYLIGFFSLILALPCAGQATTLLEDRTPEAGGIALNPQTVYTFLGWDQLGRTLGLKDEWGVRVGGFLIPEFNRIASGGADPHSSHASLAVGIHTSVDLQTAFGIRGGTLGVEFLGFTGDPITHAAGCIQMFSNMDGSPPRDRVEMMQAWWHQRLFEDKLTFHIGKMNAAGHFGTVTKPVIITETHLQDRSSDISSLIWVPVGLNPTLLTILPAYYNTAYGATVHFAPTREFYASYGFFDGNLARGVQTGLKWKPHFNSYTLHIGEMGYSWRVGEHRKPGRLGVGAWAQTGDFYTPALTLEDGAEGYYLFGNQRLWYMRPNINNAGIISYFQYAHTGADSLMVNDYVGAGLSGVGLVPGRPYDTISAGMAWSGLNDLPGAGAFFCPETPSSSNDLRGHELMLQAAYLTTLVFETSKAFWTLTPQLAYTYIPTPGRRPDLDAAHVFTLRFVVLF; translated from the coding sequence ATGAACCGCCGCTTCTTCAAGAGACAGCTCTATTTGATAGGGTTCTTTTCGCTTATCCTTGCCCTCCCATGCGCTGGACAAGCGACCACCCTTCTGGAAGATCGAACCCCGGAGGCCGGGGGAATTGCCTTGAACCCCCAGACGGTCTACACTTTTCTAGGTTGGGATCAACTGGGCCGCACCCTGGGTCTGAAAGATGAATGGGGGGTTCGTGTGGGAGGATTCCTCATCCCCGAATTCAACCGGATTGCCTCGGGCGGAGCCGATCCGCACTCGAGTCATGCGAGCCTCGCCGTGGGCATTCACACGTCCGTCGATCTTCAAACGGCCTTCGGCATCCGCGGGGGGACCCTGGGCGTCGAATTCCTCGGGTTTACTGGAGACCCCATCACCCATGCCGCCGGCTGCATCCAGATGTTCAGCAATATGGACGGGTCGCCCCCCAGAGACCGTGTGGAGATGATGCAGGCATGGTGGCATCAGCGTTTGTTCGAAGACAAGCTCACCTTTCATATCGGGAAGATGAACGCGGCCGGCCACTTCGGCACGGTTACGAAACCGGTCATCATCACCGAAACGCACCTTCAGGATCGAAGCAGTGATATCAGCAGCCTGATCTGGGTCCCTGTAGGCCTCAATCCGACCTTGCTGACCATCCTCCCGGCCTATTACAACACGGCGTACGGGGCCACGGTCCACTTTGCCCCTACCCGGGAGTTCTATGCTTCCTACGGGTTTTTCGACGGTAATTTAGCTCGGGGCGTACAAACGGGCCTCAAGTGGAAGCCCCATTTCAACAGCTATACCCTTCACATTGGAGAGATGGGATATTCCTGGCGGGTGGGAGAGCATCGCAAGCCGGGGCGGTTGGGGGTCGGGGCATGGGCGCAGACAGGAGACTTCTACACCCCCGCCCTGACCCTGGAGGATGGGGCGGAAGGGTATTATCTGTTTGGGAACCAGCGGCTGTGGTACATGCGGCCGAACATCAACAACGCCGGAATCATAAGCTATTTTCAATACGCGCACACCGGCGCCGATTCGTTGATGGTCAACGATTATGTAGGCGCAGGCCTCAGCGGGGTAGGTCTGGTGCCCGGGCGCCCATACGACACCATCAGTGCAGGGATGGCCTGGTCGGGACTGAACGATCTCCCGGGCGCAGGAGCGTTCTTCTGCCCCGAGACTCCGTCCTCGTCGAACGACCTCCGGGGGCACGAGCTGATGCTGCAGGCCGCATATTTGACCACTCTTGTTTTCGAGACCTCCAAGGCCTTCTGGACGCTCACCCCGCAGTTGGCCTACACCTATATCCCCACTCCAGGACGGCGTCCAGACCTCGATGCGGCCCATGTATTCACGCTACGATTCGTTGTATTGTTTTGA
- a CDS encoding conserved hypothetical protein (Evidence 4 : Unknown function but conserved in other organisms): protein MKEYFVDKVAAVTGGASGIGLALVEAMLEMGARAVTMADINEANLKKHVERLSGRYPGKVQGVRTDVTREESVKAMVDGAAVFGGGRLDLLFNNAGLGLSGAFDDLGNDDWAKAFAINFYGALYGIRAALPYMKKAKSGHICNTASGIAFVNFPLQSMYAATKAALLGMTNSLRYEYWDDGVRFSTVIPGTVATAIWEGAGGAPTNAITPEECAAAVLKGAAENKRVIFVTEDDRNGCVQMALGAAYMPNMEESLNTYLLGVARARKAGDFTSI, encoded by the coding sequence ATGAAAGAATACTTTGTAGACAAAGTAGCCGCCGTGACCGGCGGCGCCTCGGGAATCGGGCTGGCGCTGGTGGAGGCGATGCTGGAGATGGGCGCCAGGGCCGTGACCATGGCCGATATCAACGAAGCCAATCTGAAGAAACACGTGGAGCGCCTGAGCGGGCGTTATCCTGGCAAGGTGCAGGGCGTAAGGACCGACGTGACCCGTGAGGAGAGCGTCAAAGCCATGGTGGATGGGGCGGCGGTCTTCGGCGGCGGCCGGCTGGACCTGCTGTTCAACAACGCCGGCCTCGGCCTCAGCGGCGCCTTCGACGACCTTGGGAATGACGATTGGGCCAAGGCCTTCGCCATCAACTTCTACGGTGCGCTCTACGGGATCCGGGCGGCGCTGCCCTACATGAAGAAGGCGAAGAGCGGCCACATCTGCAATACCGCCTCCGGCATCGCCTTCGTGAATTTTCCTCTGCAGAGCATGTATGCCGCTACGAAAGCGGCGCTCCTGGGCATGACCAACTCGCTGCGCTATGAGTATTGGGATGACGGCGTCCGCTTTTCAACGGTTATTCCAGGCACTGTGGCCACCGCTATTTGGGAAGGGGCCGGCGGGGCTCCAACCAACGCGATCACGCCGGAGGAATGCGCGGCGGCGGTGCTCAAGGGTGCGGCGGAGAATAAGCGCGTCATCTTCGTCACAGAGGACGACAGAAACGGCTGCGTCCAAATGGCCCTGGGAGCGGCCTATATGCCGAACATGGAGGAATCCTTGAATACCTACCTGCTGGGAGTGGCCCGGGCCAGAAAGGCCGGGGACTTTACATCGATATAG
- a CDS encoding conserved membrane hypothetical protein (Evidence 4 : Unknown function but conserved in other organisms) — translation MVESKLFQAADLSMEVVILLFGGMAMLILGILLFPVYAGVLPYYENGLFGLLLVIFAFQIVAMGKTPFGDFKRNGPVMFCGITVAAVGIVTCFIPDLLGNVPRMLLTLLFGVGGLFLLLQMVLVKDKARLWRTYGGIFNYLIVACCTVYLVQILIAVLIFKPNLVPGSLVASAALLYGLALVYLACVLQKISRRHPPAGQASDSATGLSLDNAMLLMMGVFMLLLGLLLLPVNLGLIPFSPSAQLGLLMVLFGIQMLAVGSTPIGAFERSWLVILLGFVFGGLGIVSCIIPGILVVALTFMVGVLNIAGGIVTIAKVSLPLLKERKSGGPIPPIRIKIDSALLLMNILTILFGTTMLVSNLIPGLILGAILAANGCVLLYLLYQLETLRKVQRQEVPA, via the coding sequence ATGGTGGAATCCAAGCTTTTTCAGGCAGCCGATCTTTCCATGGAGGTCGTCATCCTTCTCTTCGGAGGGATGGCCATGCTTATACTGGGCATTCTTCTTTTCCCCGTTTACGCAGGGGTCCTCCCATACTACGAAAACGGCCTGTTCGGGCTTCTCCTCGTCATATTCGCCTTCCAGATCGTCGCCATGGGAAAAACACCGTTCGGCGATTTCAAGCGCAACGGGCCCGTCATGTTCTGCGGGATAACTGTGGCGGCTGTCGGGATTGTCACCTGCTTCATCCCGGACCTGCTTGGAAATGTCCCCCGCATGCTCCTCACCTTGTTGTTCGGGGTGGGCGGTCTTTTCCTTCTGCTGCAGATGGTCCTTGTCAAAGACAAAGCGCGGCTTTGGAGAACCTACGGCGGCATCTTCAACTACCTCATCGTCGCATGCTGTACGGTCTACCTCGTACAGATCCTGATTGCGGTGCTGATCTTCAAACCAAACCTCGTGCCGGGTTCCCTGGTCGCTTCCGCCGCCCTTCTCTATGGTCTTGCACTCGTCTACCTGGCCTGCGTGCTGCAGAAAATCAGCCGGCGCCATCCCCCGGCCGGTCAAGCCTCCGACAGCGCGACGGGCCTTTCCCTGGACAATGCCATGCTGCTGATGATGGGCGTTTTCATGCTGCTTCTAGGGCTTCTGCTCCTGCCGGTGAACCTCGGTTTGATCCCGTTTTCCCCGAGCGCCCAACTCGGTCTTCTGATGGTCCTGTTCGGCATCCAGATGCTGGCGGTCGGCAGCACGCCGATCGGGGCCTTCGAGAGAAGCTGGCTCGTCATTCTGCTGGGATTCGTCTTCGGGGGGCTTGGAATCGTCTCCTGCATCATCCCCGGTATCCTGGTCGTAGCGCTGACCTTCATGGTCGGCGTTCTCAACATAGCCGGGGGGATTGTCACCATCGCAAAGGTCAGTCTGCCGTTGCTGAAGGAGAGAAAGTCCGGCGGGCCGATCCCGCCGATCCGTATCAAGATCGACTCCGCGCTCCTTCTCATGAACATCCTGACTATTCTCTTCGGCACGACGATGCTTGTCTCCAACCTGATCCCGGGGCTGATCCTTGGGGCGATCCTCGCTGCCAATGGGTGTGTTCTACTTTACCTGCTCTACCAGCTCGAAACTTTGAGGAAGGTTCAAAGGCAGGAGGTGCCGGCGTGA
- a CDS encoding hypothetical protein (Evidence 5 : Unknown function), translating to MDSTIRSLSVRPEGHTADALVGGVSIWNLTLIKQQFLYH from the coding sequence TTGGATTCCACCATCCGTTCCTTATCCGTCCGGCCAGAAGGTCATACGGCCGATGCCCTGGTTGGAGGTGTTTCTATATGGAATCTGACGTTAATCAAACAACAGTTCTTATACCATTGA
- a CDS encoding hypothetical protein (Evidence 5 : Unknown function), whose protein sequence is MKCETAVADCKEVTERLTMDAVSIRSQGKSFGFPAVYG, encoded by the coding sequence ATGAAATGCGAAACGGCTGTAGCCGATTGCAAAGAGGTTACTGAGCGGTTGACCATGGATGCTGTTTCGATTCGGAGCCAAGGAAAGAGTTTTGGTTTTCCGGCAGTTTATGGCTAA
- a CDS encoding hypothetical protein (Evidence 5 : Unknown function): protein MSLSECFHAVLKAYHIANNMNFRIKSSFKKDREVHKSHRSKRISGGDASCTGNEMRNGCSRLQRGY from the coding sequence ATGAGCCTATCTGAATGCTTCCACGCCGTATTAAAAGCCTATCATATAGCCAATAACATGAATTTTAGAATCAAATCCTCCTTTAAAAAGGATCGGGAAGTTCATAAATCGCACCGTTCGAAAAGGATTTCGGGAGGGGATGCTTCGTGTACGGGGAATGAAATGCGAAACGGCTGTAGCCGATTGCAAAGAGGTTACTGA
- a CDS encoding hypothetical protein (Evidence 5 : Unknown function) — MVFLANLGVNLHVCLCGDLQVASAQTLDFLDIGQKSSFPDWKLSSTAKSFPDGY, encoded by the coding sequence ATGGTCTTTTTGGCCAATCTCGGCGTCAATCTGCACGTTTGCTTGTGCGGCGACCTGCAGGTCGCCTCCGCACAAACGCTTGATTTCCTTGATATTGGCCAAAAATCCTCATTTCCGGATTGGAAACTGAGTTCTACCGCGAAATCATTTCCGGATGGATACTAG
- a CDS encoding putative WbfO protein (Evidence 3 : Putative function from multiple computational evidences), with protein MRKSRPVSVVMPVYNAGLYLAQAVESILNQTFCDFEFIIIDDGSTDGSGDILEEYRDMDDRIKVCHQKNSGVIRALNRGCRLAQGPLLFRMDADDISLPRRFERQIRFLDKHPEVGALGTWFERFSGEGKDAGVGALPTQPMSTIWGLLFGSPISHPTVAMRKAVLEKSGYYREGANYIEDRDLWLRMSKISRLMNIPEIHLRYRVHEESICRKYAKIQSVMLKKSFEENIHVYINGEVPKRSLDRFFNLFIEKRLGNKVEIKDAVEMLIYIYNYFIKTNRIDSVSNCEIKKDIIEKLLFAAKIHVRKMPDMSATLLKKSFDIDMYITIRRLCLKLLILILPESLAFSPFRDVFRVVSLNRFCLYK; from the coding sequence ATGAGAAAATCGAGGCCTGTAAGTGTTGTCATGCCCGTCTATAACGCTGGCTTATACCTTGCCCAGGCCGTGGAAAGCATCCTCAACCAGACTTTTTGCGATTTCGAATTCATCATCATCGATGACGGGTCGACGGATGGCAGCGGTGATATCCTGGAGGAATACCGTGACATGGATGATCGCATCAAAGTCTGCCACCAGAAAAACAGCGGGGTGATCCGAGCCTTGAACAGGGGGTGCCGCCTGGCTCAGGGGCCTTTGCTGTTCAGGATGGATGCAGATGACATCAGTTTGCCGAGACGCTTCGAGCGCCAGATTCGCTTTCTTGACAAACACCCTGAAGTGGGTGCTCTGGGGACTTGGTTCGAACGGTTTTCGGGAGAAGGGAAGGATGCGGGTGTGGGGGCATTGCCCACCCAGCCGATGAGCACGATCTGGGGCCTACTGTTCGGGTCACCCATCAGCCATCCAACAGTCGCGATGCGTAAGGCGGTGTTGGAAAAATCAGGCTATTACAGGGAGGGGGCAAACTACATCGAAGATCGAGATCTCTGGCTCCGCATGTCCAAGATCTCGAGATTAATGAATATTCCCGAAATACATCTGCGTTATCGTGTTCATGAAGAAAGCATTTGTCGAAAATATGCAAAAATACAAAGTGTTATGTTGAAAAAATCCTTTGAAGAGAACATCCATGTTTATATCAATGGAGAAGTTCCTAAAAGATCGCTGGATCGTTTTTTCAATTTATTTATTGAAAAACGTTTAGGCAATAAGGTTGAAATAAAAGACGCTGTTGAAATGTTAATTTATATTTATAATTATTTTATTAAAACAAATCGTATAGATTCCGTGTCCAATTGCGAAATAAAAAAAGATATCATAGAAAAACTTTTATTTGCGGCAAAAATACATGTAAGAAAAATGCCCGATATGAGTGCAACACTATTAAAAAAATCATTTGATATTGATATGTATATAACTATAAGAAGGTTGTGTTTAAAGTTGTTGATATTGATTTTACCAGAGAGTCTGGCTTTTTCCCCCTTTCGAGATGTATTCCGGGTTGTATCGCTAAATAGATTCTGTTTGTATAAATAA
- a CDS encoding hypothetical protein (Evidence 5 : Unknown function): protein MHSADPTDGAFGYTMKKDVPFCQNTAAQQVLYSPTEKGATLFTSWKIYTSRSLTR from the coding sequence TTGCATTCTGCTGATCCTACAGATGGCGCTTTCGGATATACCATGAAAAAGGACGTACCTTTCTGTCAGAACACTGCAGCGCAACAGGTGCTCTACTCCCCTACAGAAAAGGGGGCAACCCTCTTTACCTCCTGGAAAATCTACACTTCAAGATCTTTGACCAGGTGA
- a CDS encoding hypothetical protein (Evidence 5 : Unknown function): MERKETTISGFMIVKNVVIQGYPFLEAIAAALPVCDEFLVSDGYSTDETWPILTALRKKHPDKLKLFRDAWPGPELAVRGGILAKMTNILKERCRGQYCLNLQANEVLHESCVDEVKALPILYPRAEIFSLPFSTIMGMHFVWMTDFRKRLFKNLPCILSKGDAYDVGYDLRALLRSPRGIFRRLRNTRGQPCYLSKPVYRYRALFPDNYLAKTAALKDRTYLWHKEDSFAQKAAQRTLSEGRGPDAFWEMMRTFFCCDYHKNLPPRIRLAEVIPHGTGGPVNECPAIMKHFMHKDHYDIQDSAKALNLDVLSDEAGFPSESR, from the coding sequence TTGGAACGTAAAGAGACAACTATATCCGGTTTCATGATCGTGAAGAATGTCGTAATCCAGGGCTATCCCTTCCTCGAGGCGATAGCGGCTGCCCTGCCTGTCTGCGATGAGTTTCTTGTCTCCGATGGATACTCGACCGACGAAACATGGCCAATCCTGACGGCCTTACGGAAAAAACATCCCGACAAGCTGAAGCTGTTTAGAGACGCTTGGCCTGGGCCTGAACTCGCTGTACGCGGCGGCATTCTGGCCAAAATGACCAATATTTTGAAGGAACGGTGCCGTGGTCAATACTGCCTGAACCTTCAGGCGAACGAGGTTCTACATGAATCATGCGTTGATGAGGTCAAAGCTCTGCCGATATTGTATCCCCGGGCAGAGATTTTTTCCCTCCCGTTTTCCACCATTATGGGAATGCATTTTGTCTGGATGACCGATTTCCGAAAAAGGCTTTTCAAGAACCTACCCTGCATCCTATCAAAGGGAGATGCTTATGACGTAGGATATGACCTTAGGGCTCTCCTCCGCAGCCCAAGGGGAATCTTCCGGCGACTGCGGAATACCAGAGGCCAACCCTGCTACTTATCGAAGCCGGTTTATCGTTACCGCGCGTTGTTTCCCGACAATTACCTCGCCAAAACCGCGGCTCTCAAAGACAGAACTTACCTCTGGCACAAGGAAGACAGTTTTGCTCAAAAGGCTGCGCAACGAACGTTATCGGAAGGTCGAGGCCCCGACGCCTTCTGGGAAATGATGCGGACTTTTTTTTGTTGTGACTATCATAAAAATCTCCCCCCACGCATCAGGTTGGCGGAAGTGATCCCCCACGGTACCGGCGGCCCTGTTAACGAATGTCCCGCAATAATGAAACACTTCATGCATAAAGACCATTACGATATTCAAGACAGCGCCAAGGCCCTCAATCTCGATGTCCTTTCAGACGAGGCTGGTTTTCCCTCAGAAAGCAGATAA